One region of Sphingomonas abietis genomic DNA includes:
- a CDS encoding FecR family protein: MTSAREVAWSEALDWVRRIHDPTFTDWEAHVAWLEADPRHAALFDEASLLIEQGTAHLAPRSSPQRIASHGSATNDNDNEEDRPRATRRRWRWGAGLGGAVAAGIVAAIALPALIGSHPQFYRIETAPGTTRAIMLADGSRIALNGDSSVQLDRADSRTATVERGEAFFSIVHDVAHPFALQAGGARFQDIGTAFDVIRSPQGTQVAVREGALMYDPGGAAVRLDRGEAITVGDAVSGSKAVIRRIDAEAVGLWQQGRLSYRQAPLAQVADDLSRCLGQPVTIDPELAHRQFTGVIILAADRALMLRRIAAVMNVSIRQDGARVRILPPAR; this comes from the coding sequence ATGACGTCCGCTAGAGAGGTCGCCTGGTCGGAAGCCCTCGACTGGGTGCGTCGCATCCATGACCCCACCTTCACCGACTGGGAGGCGCATGTCGCGTGGCTCGAAGCCGATCCGCGACATGCCGCGCTGTTCGACGAAGCGTCGCTGCTGATCGAGCAGGGCACCGCCCATCTGGCGCCCCGATCGTCCCCCCAGCGGATCGCATCGCATGGGTCGGCGACGAACGACAATGACAACGAGGAGGATCGTCCACGAGCGACCCGGCGTCGGTGGCGCTGGGGTGCGGGCCTGGGGGGCGCCGTGGCGGCCGGCATCGTCGCGGCGATCGCGCTGCCGGCCCTGATCGGCAGTCACCCGCAATTCTATCGGATCGAGACGGCACCCGGCACGACCCGCGCGATCATGCTCGCGGACGGCAGCCGGATCGCACTCAACGGGGATAGCTCGGTCCAGTTGGATCGCGCCGATTCCCGCACCGCGACGGTCGAGCGGGGCGAGGCCTTCTTCAGCATCGTCCATGACGTCGCCCACCCCTTCGCCCTGCAGGCCGGCGGTGCCCGGTTCCAAGATATCGGCACGGCCTTCGACGTGATACGCTCGCCGCAAGGCACGCAGGTCGCCGTGCGGGAGGGCGCATTGATGTACGATCCGGGTGGGGCGGCCGTTCGGCTCGATCGCGGCGAGGCGATCACCGTCGGCGACGCCGTAAGCGGATCGAAGGCTGTGATCCGGCGGATCGATGCCGAGGCGGTCGGGCTCTGGCAGCAGGGCCGCCTGTCCTACCGCCAGGCCCCGCTGGCGCAGGTGGCGGACGATCTGTCGCGCTGCCTCGGCCAACCGGTGACGATCGATCCCGAACTGGCGCACCGCCAGTTCACGGGTGTCATCATCCTGGCCGCGGATCGGGCATTGATGCTGCGGCGGATCGCCGCCGTGATGAACGTCTCGATACGGCAGGACGGCGCCCGCGTGCGAATTCTTCCGCCCGCCCGGTGA
- a CDS encoding TonB-dependent receptor: protein MAWTGVGAMGVASTGGVAMGGATTYNIAAGPLRTALVNIGETAGITIGLADSALGEIRVHAVHGRMSTAAALSHMLAGTPAWFRQIDAQTFLVVRRSPPAPLRHAVRATIPPPIPEIVVTGSKRSAALSNYPGSVAMLDPSDLSRAEAARGSDTLVALLPILSSTHLGPGRNKLFIRGIADSSFNGPTEATVGQYLGDVRLNYSAPDPDLALYDIGSVEVLEGPQGTLYGAGSLGGVIRLQPTPPDLTHWAGSLSAGIANTAHGTASGDGAIILNVPLIDDRLALRMVGYGSLDGGYIDDPSRGKSAINRTITRGGRMTLRFAPAPDWTIDLGGVRQDIDSRDGQYATRGLPALQRASVIAQPFDNDYSLASLEIHHQMGTVSLISATSVVDHDVGSTYDASPAIATPTRYHEQHDIMLVTNETRLSHRAATGGGWTIGIELLRSADRLRRTLGPAGAEASLAGTSNTVEEASLYGEATLALGSRWFATAGGRLSVTRQVGDVLDLASGDDDHDRHALAALPSIGLTWKAAPRLAFYARYQEGFRPGGIAVQAGAVQHFEGDSVATWEAGLRYGAAGDRFSAVAALSYAHWEDIQADLVDAQGLPYTANIGSGRIAGIELKSSWRPTDTLTVDGALFANESDLSKPDPAFAGEKDASLPNIADLTLRLGFTYHMQFAGRPISLTGSADYVGHSRLGVGPLLDLHQGGYVETRLGMSVPVGRVTLSLAANNLLNARGNIFALGDPFGVTNADQITPMRPRTVRLGATVPF, encoded by the coding sequence ATGGCTTGGACCGGTGTCGGTGCGATGGGCGTGGCTTCGACGGGCGGCGTGGCCATGGGCGGCGCGACGACGTACAACATCGCCGCTGGCCCGTTACGGACGGCGCTGGTCAATATCGGCGAAACCGCTGGCATCACGATCGGGCTTGCGGATTCCGCGCTGGGCGAGATTCGCGTTCACGCCGTGCATGGCCGGATGAGCACCGCCGCCGCGCTGAGCCATATGCTCGCAGGGACGCCTGCCTGGTTTCGACAGATCGATGCACAGACGTTTCTGGTCGTTCGCCGCTCCCCGCCTGCGCCGCTCCGCCATGCTGTACGCGCCACAATCCCGCCCCCAATCCCCGAGATCGTCGTCACCGGCAGCAAGCGATCGGCCGCGCTGTCGAACTATCCCGGCAGCGTCGCCATGCTCGATCCGTCCGATCTCAGCAGGGCCGAGGCAGCCAGAGGCAGCGACACACTGGTCGCCCTCCTGCCCATATTGTCGTCGACCCACCTCGGGCCGGGTCGCAACAAGCTGTTCATCCGGGGCATTGCCGATTCAAGCTTCAACGGGCCGACCGAAGCCACGGTCGGCCAGTATCTCGGCGACGTCCGGCTCAATTACAGCGCGCCGGATCCCGATCTCGCGCTCTATGACATCGGATCGGTCGAGGTGCTGGAGGGGCCACAAGGCACGCTCTATGGCGCCGGATCGCTCGGCGGCGTCATTCGCCTGCAACCGACCCCGCCCGATCTGACGCACTGGGCCGGGAGCCTGTCTGCCGGCATTGCGAACACCGCCCACGGCACCGCGAGCGGCGATGGCGCGATCATCCTCAACGTCCCGCTGATCGACGATCGGCTGGCGCTGCGGATGGTGGGCTATGGCAGCCTCGACGGCGGCTATATCGATGATCCGTCGCGCGGCAAATCGGCCATCAACCGGACCATCACGCGCGGCGGGCGGATGACGCTGCGCTTCGCCCCGGCCCCGGACTGGACGATCGATCTCGGCGGCGTCCGTCAGGATATCGACAGCCGCGACGGCCAATATGCCACGCGCGGCCTGCCCGCGCTCCAGCGCGCAAGCGTCATCGCCCAGCCGTTCGACAATGATTACTCGCTCGCCAGCCTGGAAATCCACCATCAGATGGGCACGGTATCGCTGATCTCCGCGACATCGGTCGTGGATCATGATGTCGGATCGACCTATGATGCCAGCCCCGCGATCGCCACGCCGACGCGCTATCACGAACAGCATGACATCATGCTCGTCACCAACGAGACCCGGCTGTCGCACAGGGCCGCGACCGGCGGCGGCTGGACGATCGGCATCGAATTGCTGCGCAGCGCCGATCGATTGCGCCGCACGCTCGGCCCGGCCGGCGCGGAGGCCAGCCTAGCCGGCACCAGCAACACGGTGGAAGAGGCATCGCTCTATGGCGAAGCGACCCTCGCACTGGGCTCGCGCTGGTTCGCGACCGCCGGAGGGCGGTTGAGTGTGACCCGCCAGGTCGGCGACGTGCTCGATCTGGCGAGCGGTGACGACGATCACGACCGCCATGCCCTTGCGGCCCTCCCGTCGATCGGCCTGACCTGGAAAGCGGCGCCGCGCCTGGCCTTCTATGCGCGGTATCAGGAGGGATTCCGGCCCGGCGGGATCGCCGTCCAGGCCGGCGCCGTCCAGCATTTCGAAGGAGACAGCGTCGCGACCTGGGAGGCGGGCCTGCGTTATGGTGCGGCCGGCGATCGGTTCAGTGCGGTAGCCGCCCTCTCCTATGCGCATTGGGAGGATATCCAGGCCGATCTCGTCGATGCGCAGGGCCTGCCCTACACCGCCAATATCGGATCGGGCCGGATCGCCGGCATCGAACTCAAATCGAGCTGGCGACCGACCGACACCCTCACGGTCGACGGCGCCCTCTTCGCCAATGAGAGCGACCTGTCGAAACCCGACCCCGCCTTCGCCGGCGAGAAGGACGCGTCGCTACCCAACATCGCCGATCTGACGCTCCGGCTGGGCTTCACCTATCATATGCAGTTCGCCGGCCGCCCGATCAGCCTGACAGGCTCGGCCGACTACGTCGGCCATTCACGGCTGGGCGTCGGCCCGTTGCTCGACCTGCACCAAGGTGGCTATGTCGAAACCCGGCTCGGGATGAGCGTGCCGGTCGGTCGCGTGACGCTGTCGCTGGCCGCCAACAATCTGCTCAACGCCCGGGGCAACATCTTTGCACTGGGCGATCCGTTCGGCGTCACCAACGCCGATCAGATTACGCCGATGCGGCCGCGTACCGTCCGCCTCGGCGCGACGGTCCCTTTCTAA
- a CDS encoding YncE family protein, which translates to MRLSALVPLLLSSATLAAAPASTVTTTLPGPDGGWDYAGVDAAHAMLYVARATSVTAFDLADGGKARSIGAIAHGHAVLPLPGDRLLLTSGDDNSVRILRAADGTELAHIAVGQKPDGAVFDAASGKAYVMAAKDGVVDVIDTRTAKMIGTVALKPGLEFPALDNRGTLFVNNEDENEIETVDTRTMKAGAPIALPGCEAPSGLAYDAKTGRLISACDNGKAAIIDARARKLVALLDIGQGPDAVILDAARRLAWIPCGKSGEIDRIALDGAAGPRVVAMLKTEVGARTGALDPRTGHVYLPTAAFGVAASGQARPPIMPGTFHVLVVNPATTG; encoded by the coding sequence ATGCGCCTTTCCGCTCTCGTTCCCTTGCTGCTCAGCAGTGCCACGCTGGCCGCCGCACCCGCATCGACCGTGACGACCACTTTGCCGGGGCCCGATGGCGGATGGGACTATGCCGGTGTCGATGCCGCGCACGCCATGCTCTATGTGGCGCGGGCCACGTCGGTGACGGCGTTCGATCTGGCCGATGGTGGCAAGGCGCGGTCGATCGGCGCGATCGCGCACGGCCATGCCGTCTTGCCGCTGCCGGGCGACCGCCTGCTCCTCACCAGTGGCGACGATAACAGCGTGCGGATCTTGCGGGCGGCCGACGGCACGGAGCTGGCGCATATCGCCGTCGGCCAGAAACCGGACGGTGCCGTGTTCGATGCGGCTTCCGGCAAGGCCTATGTCATGGCCGCAAAGGATGGCGTCGTCGACGTGATCGACACCAGGACCGCCAAGATGATCGGCACCGTCGCGCTGAAGCCCGGCCTCGAATTCCCCGCGCTCGACAACAGGGGCACGCTGTTCGTCAACAACGAGGATGAGAATGAGATCGAAACCGTCGACACCCGGACGATGAAGGCGGGCGCCCCGATCGCGCTGCCGGGATGCGAGGCGCCGAGCGGGCTCGCTTACGATGCGAAGACCGGCCGGCTGATTTCGGCCTGCGACAATGGCAAGGCCGCCATCATCGACGCGCGTGCGCGAAAGCTCGTCGCGCTTCTCGATATCGGCCAGGGGCCGGATGCGGTGATCCTGGATGCTGCGCGCCGCCTGGCCTGGATTCCCTGCGGCAAGAGCGGTGAAATCGACCGGATCGCGCTGGATGGCGCGGCCGGCCCCAGGGTCGTCGCCATGCTGAAGACGGAGGTCGGCGCGCGCACCGGCGCCCTCGATCCGCGAACCGGGCACGTCTATCTGCCGACCGCGGCGTTCGGCGTGGCCGCCTCCGGGCAGGCGCGTCCGCCGATCATGCCGGGCACCTTCCATGTCCTCGTCGTCAATCCGGCGACGACGGGCTGA
- a CDS encoding efflux RND transporter permease subunit: MGVADFIERQSRAILAVAFALALAGIVAALTLPIGLFPQVSFPRVVVDLDAGSRPADQTAILVTRPVEEVLRTVPGVQDVRSETTRGSAQVSIDFGWGRDMVASTLLVDAAIARALPTLPAGTAYNVRRMDPTVFPIISYALVSEHPEADAVSLKDLGTYQITPLLSGIPGLSRVDVQGGDTAEVEVLADPNRLAGYGLAMADVATAIRNGNVLSAVGQVQDRGRLSLVLADRSIATPAQVGDIVIKATPQGVIHVRDVATVQPGVVPVWQRIVEDGKPAVLLNIYEQPDGNAVQIAHSVSAELARFKLPPGVKLVCWYDQSQLVTQSVASVRDAVLIGLVLAALVLLLFLRSWRVTLIAVMVVPATLAATVLVLSILGMSFNIMTLGGIAAAVGLLIDDVIVMVEHIARRAGVLREDGAGPVGNAAVLPAAREFMTPLTGSSLATLIVFLPLSFLSGVTGAFSKALSVTMAAALAISWAMTAFVVPLLARRLVDFGRWQDPGHGGEGRLDRVHGRALGGLGRRPWVLAVLLVPLLAVGYFAYSQVPTGFMPQVDESGFVMDYYSRPGTSLIETSREMAEVDALLKANPDVETFSRRLGTGLGGDLGQSYHGDYFVRLKANHAKPTEEVMADVTAAITAQVPGLDIEVAQLMEDLIGDLTAVPQPIEIKLFSSDPNSIAPVAEKVAALIGKIDGVEEVKSGLQLAGDALDVKVDPVRAGFEGTAPADIETAVSDALTGAVATSLPQTDKVIDVRVRLPDALTLTQAQLAQLPIRAPDGHIFPLSRVATVTVLTGQPQIARENLEPMVAVTGRIVGRGIGAAVGDVKTALDKPGVLPPGIRYELGGLYQQQQIAFSGLAKVFAAALVAEFVLLLVLYRRFAIPAIIIGCSLLSTTAVFVALWLTGVELNITALMGMTMIIGIGTEMAIFYMSEYAELAERMPPRAAARAASGNRLRPITMTTLAAILTLLPLALAIGQGSGIQQPLAIAIIAGLLLQYPLVLLAMPILVQWADRHRPAHPVPATAG, from the coding sequence ATGGGGGTCGCAGACTTCATCGAGCGCCAGTCGCGCGCGATTCTCGCCGTCGCCTTCGCTTTGGCGCTGGCCGGCATCGTGGCGGCGCTGACTCTGCCGATCGGGCTGTTCCCGCAGGTCTCCTTCCCGCGCGTGGTCGTCGATCTCGACGCCGGCAGCCGCCCGGCGGACCAGACCGCGATCCTCGTCACCCGTCCGGTCGAGGAGGTGCTGCGCACCGTCCCCGGCGTGCAGGACGTGCGTTCGGAGACGACGCGCGGCTCGGCGCAGGTGTCGATCGACTTCGGCTGGGGCCGCGACATGGTGGCGAGCACGCTGCTGGTCGATGCCGCCATTGCCCGCGCGCTGCCGACGCTGCCGGCCGGCACCGCCTATAATGTTCGCCGGATGGACCCCACGGTCTTCCCGATCATCTCCTATGCGCTGGTTTCGGAGCATCCCGAGGCCGACGCGGTCTCGTTGAAGGATCTCGGCACCTACCAGATCACGCCCCTGCTGTCCGGCATCCCCGGCCTGTCGCGGGTCGACGTGCAGGGCGGCGACACCGCGGAGGTCGAGGTGCTGGCCGATCCCAACCGGCTCGCCGGCTATGGCCTGGCGATGGCGGACGTCGCCACCGCGATCCGCAACGGCAATGTGCTGAGTGCGGTCGGCCAGGTGCAGGATCGCGGCCGGCTCTCGCTGGTGCTCGCCGATCGCAGCATCGCCACCCCGGCACAGGTCGGCGATATCGTGATCAAAGCGACGCCGCAGGGCGTCATCCATGTCCGCGACGTCGCCACCGTCCAGCCGGGGGTGGTGCCGGTGTGGCAGCGCATCGTCGAGGACGGCAAGCCCGCCGTTTTGCTCAACATCTACGAACAGCCCGACGGCAACGCCGTGCAGATCGCGCACAGCGTCTCGGCAGAGCTGGCCCGGTTCAAGCTGCCGCCCGGGGTGAAGCTGGTCTGCTGGTACGATCAGAGCCAGCTCGTCACCCAGTCGGTGGCGAGCGTGCGTGACGCGGTGCTGATCGGGCTGGTGCTGGCGGCGCTGGTGCTGCTGCTGTTCCTGCGCAGCTGGCGGGTGACGCTGATCGCGGTGATGGTGGTGCCGGCGACGCTGGCGGCCACGGTGCTGGTGCTCAGCATCCTCGGCATGAGCTTCAACATCATGACGCTGGGCGGCATCGCCGCCGCGGTCGGCCTGCTGATCGACGACGTGATCGTGATGGTCGAGCATATCGCGCGGCGCGCCGGCGTCTTGCGCGAGGATGGCGCGGGGCCGGTCGGCAATGCCGCGGTGCTGCCCGCGGCGCGCGAGTTTATGACGCCGCTGACCGGCTCCAGCCTCGCGACGCTGATCGTGTTCCTGCCGCTGTCCTTCCTCTCGGGCGTGACCGGTGCCTTCTCCAAGGCGCTGTCGGTGACGATGGCGGCGGCGCTGGCCATCTCCTGGGCGATGACCGCGTTCGTGGTGCCCTTGCTCGCCCGCCGGCTGGTCGATTTCGGCCGGTGGCAGGATCCGGGCCATGGCGGCGAAGGCCGGCTCGATCGTGTGCATGGTCGTGCGCTCGGTGGCCTGGGGCGTCGCCCCTGGGTGCTGGCGGTGCTGCTCGTGCCGCTGCTGGCGGTCGGCTATTTCGCCTATTCGCAGGTGCCGACCGGCTTCATGCCGCAGGTCGACGAGAGCGGCTTCGTGATGGATTATTATTCCAGGCCAGGCACCTCGCTGATCGAGACGAGCCGCGAGATGGCTGAGGTCGATGCGCTGCTGAAGGCCAATCCCGACGTCGAGACCTTCTCGCGGCGGCTCGGCACCGGGCTCGGTGGCGATCTCGGCCAAAGCTATCATGGCGACTATTTCGTTCGGCTGAAGGCGAACCATGCCAAGCCGACCGAAGAGGTGATGGCCGACGTCACCGCCGCGATCACCGCCCAGGTGCCCGGTCTCGATATCGAGGTCGCGCAGCTGATGGAGGATCTGATCGGCGATCTGACGGCGGTGCCGCAGCCGATCGAGATCAAGCTCTTCTCGTCCGATCCCAACAGCATCGCGCCGGTGGCGGAGAAGGTCGCGGCGCTGATCGGCAAGATCGACGGCGTCGAGGAGGTCAAGAGCGGGCTCCAGCTCGCCGGCGACGCGCTCGACGTCAAGGTCGATCCGGTTCGTGCCGGCTTCGAGGGGACCGCGCCTGCCGACATCGAGACGGCGGTGAGCGACGCGCTGACCGGCGCGGTGGCGACCTCGCTGCCGCAGACCGACAAGGTGATCGACGTCCGCGTCCGCCTGCCCGATGCGCTCACCCTGACCCAGGCGCAGCTCGCGCAGCTGCCGATCCGCGCGCCTGACGGTCACATCTTCCCGCTTTCGCGCGTCGCCACCGTCACGGTGCTCACCGGCCAGCCGCAGATCGCACGCGAGAATCTGGAGCCGATGGTCGCCGTCACCGGGCGCATCGTCGGCCGTGGCATCGGCGCGGCGGTCGGCGACGTGAAGACCGCGCTCGACAAGCCCGGCGTGCTGCCGCCCGGTATCCGCTACGAACTGGGCGGACTCTATCAGCAGCAGCAGATCGCCTTTTCCGGGCTCGCCAAGGTGTTCGCCGCGGCGCTGGTGGCGGAGTTCGTGCTGCTGCTGGTGCTGTACCGTCGCTTCGCGATCCCGGCGATCATCATCGGCTGCTCCCTGCTCTCGACCACCGCCGTCTTCGTGGCGCTGTGGCTGACCGGCGTGGAACTCAACATCACGGCGCTGATGGGGATGACGATGATCATCGGCATCGGCACCGAGATGGCGATCTTCTATATGTCCGAATATGCCGAGCTGGCGGAGCGGATGCCGCCGCGCGCCGCCGCCCGCGCCGCGAGCGGCAACCGGTTGCGGCCGATCACGATGACGACGCTGGCGGCGATCCTGACGCTGCTGCCGTTGGCGCTCGCCATCGGCCAGGGGTCCGGCATCCAGCAGCCGCTCGCGATCGCGATCATCGCCGGGCTGCTGCTGCAATATCCGCTCGTCCTGCTGGCGATGCCGATCCTGGTCCAGTGGGCCGATCGCCATCGCCCCGCACATCCGGTGCCCGCAACGGCGGGCTGA
- a CDS encoding efflux RND transporter periplasmic adaptor subunit, whose product MNPPRTRRTIGAGASAAFTCASLLLLAGCGSGDQAAAPAPTVMVTTVAPRQGQVTRWLTAYGSATPSLDGSQTLSVAQPGQVASLAVTPGASVSAGQELLHFAVAPSTLASYEAAATTLASASKQRDTTAQLLAQQLATRDQLTQAEKAVADAQAALTALRREGAGQGIHILRAPFDGIVTAIPVAQGDRTLAGAALVTVARKGAIIVTVGIDPALRPSLRVGQAARLAGLADQADTAAPIAGSILRIDGQLNPTTRLVDVDLRFPAGAILAGQAVRADIAAGQDSGWVVPHDAVVTGGQDSANVFQIVAGKAHAVPVQLIQTDARQDVVSGAIDARRPLIVGGAYQVADGDAVRSTR is encoded by the coding sequence ATGAACCCGCCGCGGACAAGGCGGACGATCGGGGCCGGGGCATCCGCCGCCTTCACATGCGCGAGCCTGTTGCTGCTCGCCGGTTGCGGCTCGGGTGATCAGGCCGCCGCGCCGGCACCGACCGTGATGGTGACGACGGTTGCGCCGCGGCAGGGACAGGTCACGCGCTGGCTGACCGCCTATGGCAGCGCCACGCCCTCGCTCGACGGGTCGCAGACGCTGAGCGTCGCCCAGCCCGGACAGGTGGCGAGCCTTGCGGTGACGCCGGGCGCGTCGGTCTCCGCCGGGCAGGAGCTGCTCCACTTCGCGGTCGCACCCTCGACGCTGGCAAGCTACGAGGCCGCCGCCACGACATTGGCCAGCGCCAGCAAACAGCGCGACACCACCGCGCAATTGCTGGCCCAGCAGCTCGCCACCCGCGATCAACTCACTCAGGCCGAGAAAGCGGTGGCGGATGCCCAGGCCGCATTGACCGCGCTGCGTCGCGAAGGCGCCGGCCAGGGTATTCATATCCTGCGCGCGCCGTTCGACGGCATCGTCACCGCCATTCCGGTGGCGCAGGGCGATCGCACGCTGGCCGGCGCGGCGCTGGTCACGGTGGCGCGCAAGGGCGCGATCATCGTCACCGTCGGCATCGATCCGGCGCTGCGGCCATCGTTGCGGGTCGGGCAGGCGGCACGGCTGGCGGGGCTGGCCGACCAGGCCGACACAGCCGCACCGATCGCCGGCAGTATCCTGCGGATCGATGGTCAGCTCAACCCGACCACCCGCCTGGTCGATGTCGATCTTCGTTTCCCGGCCGGTGCGATCCTCGCGGGCCAGGCGGTGCGCGCCGATATCGCGGCCGGGCAGGATAGCGGCTGGGTGGTGCCCCACGACGCGGTCGTGACCGGCGGACAGGATTCCGCCAACGTTTTTCAGATCGTCGCCGGCAAGGCGCACGCGGTGCCCGTGCAGCTGATCCAGACCGATGCCCGGCAGGACGTCGTCTCCGGCGCGATCGATGCGCGCCGGCCGCTGATCGTCGGCGGTGCCTATCAGGTGGCGGATGGCGATGCCGTCCGCAGCACCCGCTGA
- a CDS encoding TolC family protein — protein sequence MRRFRAAAFGALLPLAACQHYAPAPLPEAALLAPAVDPAAQTAPLTVDAVVRLALRDNPDLKTARAARGIADAELIQSGILPNPSLSGAILPLISGVGIVPAWNVGLTQDVKALITYRSKRRAGRDVQGRAAADLLWQEWQVAGQARQLAVDLIGTRRQLPIVEQAFAILSARNAAMDAALRAGNTTLVLAAPTLAAVQAARASRDAVEQRELQLRHQLAALLGLEPDAPLLLAPAAELPPIDPAAIRASLVTLPQRRPDLLALRLGYAAQEESVRQAILSQFPDLVLGATGSSDSSKVVNLGPQATIGLPVFDRGQGNIAIARATRAQLRADYAARLATATGEVAAALTEIEQLGRQLAAQRADLPAVRRAADRAVAARGASAIDEAAYVSLLTARFTKEQDVMTLELAIMDRQVALQTLIGAGLPTVDLLTMTEPAP from the coding sequence ATGAGACGGTTTCGTGCCGCCGCGTTCGGCGCGCTGCTGCCGTTGGCGGCGTGCCAGCATTATGCCCCGGCGCCGCTTCCCGAGGCAGCCCTCTTGGCACCCGCCGTCGATCCGGCGGCGCAGACGGCCCCGCTGACGGTCGATGCGGTCGTGCGGCTGGCGTTGCGCGACAATCCCGATCTCAAGACGGCGCGCGCGGCGCGCGGGATCGCCGATGCCGAGCTGATCCAGAGCGGCATCCTGCCCAATCCGTCGCTGTCCGGCGCGATCCTGCCGCTGATCTCCGGCGTCGGTATCGTACCGGCGTGGAATGTCGGGCTGACCCAGGACGTGAAGGCGCTGATCACCTACCGTTCCAAGCGGCGTGCCGGGCGGGACGTGCAGGGCCGTGCCGCCGCCGATCTGCTGTGGCAGGAATGGCAGGTCGCGGGGCAGGCGCGGCAACTGGCGGTCGATCTGATCGGCACGCGCCGGCAATTGCCGATCGTGGAGCAGGCCTTCGCGATCCTGTCCGCCCGCAACGCCGCGATGGACGCGGCGCTGCGGGCGGGCAACACGACGCTGGTGCTGGCCGCGCCCACACTCGCGGCGGTGCAGGCGGCGCGAGCCAGCCGGGATGCGGTCGAGCAGCGCGAACTGCAGCTTCGCCACCAGCTTGCCGCGTTGCTCGGTCTCGAGCCCGATGCGCCGCTCCTTCTGGCCCCGGCGGCGGAGCTGCCGCCGATCGATCCCGCCGCGATCCGAGCCAGCCTAGTCACATTGCCGCAGCGCCGCCCGGATCTGCTGGCGTTGCGTCTGGGCTATGCCGCGCAGGAGGAGTCGGTGCGACAGGCGATCCTCTCCCAATTCCCCGATCTCGTGCTGGGGGCGACAGGATCCAGCGACTCCAGCAAGGTCGTCAATCTTGGTCCTCAGGCGACGATCGGCCTGCCGGTGTTCGATCGCGGCCAGGGCAATATCGCGATCGCGCGGGCGACGCGGGCGCAGCTCCGGGCCGATTATGCGGCGCGTCTCGCGACCGCCACGGGCGAGGTCGCGGCGGCGCTCACCGAGATCGAGCAGCTGGGCCGCCAGCTCGCCGCGCAGCGGGCCGACCTGCCGGCGGTGCGGCGGGCCGCCGACCGTGCCGTCGCCGCGCGCGGCGCCTCGGCGATCGACGAGGCTGCCTATGTCAGCCTGCTGACCGCCCGCTTCACCAAGGAACAGGATGTGATGACGCTCGAGCTGGCGATCATGGACCGGCAGGTCGCGCTGCAGACTTTGATCGGCGCGGGGCTGCCCACGGTCGATCTTCTGACGATGACGGAGCCTGCGCCATGA